The Sesamum indicum cultivar Zhongzhi No. 13 unplaced genomic scaffold, S_indicum_v1.0 scaffold00165, whole genome shotgun sequence genome includes a region encoding these proteins:
- the LOC105179510 gene encoding flavone 3'-O-methyltransferase 1, with protein sequence MENSQTNSPTTAIMELANMISVPMALNAVVRLNVADAIWQGGSNNPLSAAEILSAAAVGPGGDAENLQRILRLLTSFGVFEEHLNADATKRRYSLTEVGKTLATDENGLSYGAYVLQHHQDALMRAWTLVHEAVLDPSSEPFVKANGEGAYSYYGKKPEMNELMLKAMSGVSVPFMKAFLNSYDGFQGVGTLVDVGGSAGDCLRMIMSKNPSIKKGVNFDLPEVVEKAPKIPGVEHVGGDLLKTIPSAVDIFMKWILTTWTDDECKHILKNCHDALPPGGKVVACEPVLPNHTDNSHRSRALLEGDIFVMTIYRSKGKHRTEMEYRELGIAAGFRYFKAKILLDQFYTVLEFQK encoded by the exons ATGGAGAACAGCCAAACTAACAGCCCGACAACAGCCATAATGGAGCTCGCCAACATGATAAGTGTGCCGATGGCTCTCAACGCCGTCGTCCGCCTCAACGTGGCGGACGCGATTTGGCAGGGTGGATCCAACAACCCCCTCTCCGCGGCCGAGATCCTATCTGCTGCCGCGGTTGGCCCTGGTGGCGATGCCGAGAACCTCCAGCGCATACTCCGCTTGCTTACCAGCTTTGGAGTGTTTGAGGAACACCTCAACGCAGATGCCACAAAAAGAAG ATATTCATTGACGGAGGTGGGCAAGACCCTGGCGACAGATGAGAACGGCCTATCGTACGGGGCTTACGTACTCCAGCACCACCAAGATGCCCTGATGCGGGCGTGGACGCTGGTGCACGAGGCCGTCCTGGACCCCTCCTCCGAGCCGTTCGTGAAGGCTAATGGCGAGGGTGCTTACAGTTACTATGGAAAGAAGCCTGAGATGAACGAGCTGATGCTGAAGGCCATGTCTGGAGTATCTGTTCCGTTCATGAAAGCGTTTCTGAATAGCTACGATGGGTTCCAGGGAGTGGGAACACTGGTTGATGTGGGGGGAAGTGCAGGGGATTGCTTGAGGATGATCATGAGCAAGAATCCAAGTATTAAAAAAGGTGTCAACTTTGATCTACCTGAGGTTGTTGAAAAAGCACCCAAAATTCCTg GTGTAGAGCATGTTGGTGGTGACCTGCTCAAGACCATTCCATCCGCTGTTGATATTTTCATGAAG TGGATACTAACAACATGGACAGACGACGAATGCAAGCATATCTTGAAGAACTGTCACGATGCACTTCCACCGGGAGGTAAAGTCGTTGCTTGCGAGCCGGTGCTGCCCAACCACACAGACAACAGCCATAGAAGTCGAGCCCTTCTTGAAGGAGACATCTTTGTCATGACGATTTATAGGTCTAAGGGGAAACACAGGACGGAAATGGAGTATCGGGAGCTAGGCATTGCAGCGGGCTTCCGTTATTTCAAGGCAAAAATCTTACTCGATCAATTCTACACTGTCCTAGAGTTTCAAAAATGA